In one Zobellia galactanivorans genomic region, the following are encoded:
- a CDS encoding peptidylprolyl isomerase, with protein MRLLEKRNLKFMGKVNKFAIILGCLFLTGMSFAQETEEATESENESIAPALEAEAVVEKDSAKPFKKIKLDGIAAVVGDYVILESDIEKTLIDLKSQGVSTADVTRCGLLGKLMEDRLYAHQAVQDSLLVSDDEIAATTDRQIQSFVQQTGSMEKLLKFYKKEDEASLREDINKINKLRMLSEKMQSSIVEKIEITPEEVRQFFNKIPEDERPVFGAEMEIAQIVKAPKPTEKEIQNVIDKLNEIKADVEDNDASFSVKAILYSQDPGSKSKGGFYSITKDTGFDKTFKDVAFSLREGEVSEPFETQFGYHIIYIEKIRGQELDLRHILIQPKISQQALDEVKTELDTIRKHIMEGKYTFAQAALNFSDEKETKFDGGLLRNPTNFDSRFELTKMDPTLYNQVRNLKDDEISYPILEEDPRGGGPKYKILKVTNRYDEHVADFAKDYIKIQQLAKTEKQYNAIKKWMDEHIDDTYISVNDSNRDCDFANNWIKD; from the coding sequence ATGAGGCTATTAGAAAAAAGGAATTTGAAGTTTATGGGCAAGGTGAATAAGTTTGCCATAATTTTGGGATGTCTGTTTTTGACGGGAATGTCTTTTGCCCAAGAAACAGAGGAAGCAACCGAAAGCGAAAACGAATCCATAGCCCCTGCATTAGAGGCTGAGGCAGTCGTAGAAAAAGATTCGGCCAAACCTTTCAAAAAAATAAAGCTAGATGGCATTGCCGCCGTAGTAGGCGATTATGTAATTCTGGAATCGGATATAGAAAAGACCCTGATCGACTTAAAAAGTCAAGGCGTCTCTACGGCCGATGTTACCCGATGTGGACTTTTAGGGAAATTGATGGAGGATCGTTTGTATGCACATCAAGCCGTACAGGACAGTCTTTTGGTCTCCGATGACGAAATCGCCGCAACTACGGATCGTCAAATCCAATCTTTCGTACAACAGACCGGTTCTATGGAAAAGCTGTTGAAGTTCTATAAGAAAGAAGACGAGGCTAGCCTTCGTGAAGACATCAATAAAATCAACAAGCTACGTATGCTTTCGGAGAAGATGCAGTCGAGTATTGTTGAAAAAATAGAGATTACACCCGAAGAGGTGCGTCAGTTCTTTAACAAAATTCCTGAAGATGAACGCCCGGTGTTCGGAGCTGAAATGGAAATCGCCCAAATTGTGAAGGCACCCAAGCCCACAGAGAAAGAAATTCAGAACGTTATCGATAAGCTGAACGAAATCAAGGCCGATGTAGAGGACAATGATGCCAGTTTTAGCGTTAAGGCCATTTTGTATTCACAAGATCCAGGATCGAAATCAAAAGGAGGCTTCTACAGTATCACGAAAGATACCGGATTCGATAAGACCTTTAAAGATGTCGCCTTTAGCTTGAGGGAGGGCGAGGTTTCAGAGCCTTTTGAGACCCAATTCGGCTACCATATTATCTACATCGAAAAAATAAGGGGACAAGAATTGGATTTGCGCCATATCTTGATACAACCAAAAATCTCCCAACAAGCCTTAGACGAGGTAAAAACGGAATTGGATACCATTCGCAAGCATATAATGGAGGGCAAGTATACCTTTGCCCAAGCGGCCCTTAATTTTTCAGACGAAAAAGAAACCAAATTTGATGGCGGTCTTTTGCGAAACCCTACCAATTTTGACTCGCGTTTTGAGTTGACCAAAATGGACCCGACCCTTTACAATCAGGTCCGTAACCTTAAAGATGATGAAATTTCATATCCGATTCTAGAGGAAGATCCTAGGGGAGGAGGTCCCAAGTATAAAATCTTGAAGGTAACCAACCGCTACGACGAGCACGTGGCCGACTTTGCCAAAGATTACATCAAGATCCAGCAATTGGCCAAAACGGAAAAGCAGTACAATGCCATAAAAAAATGGATGGACGAACATATAGATGATACCTATATTAGCGTTAACGATAGTAATAGGGACTGCGATTTTGCAAACAATTGGATAAAAGACTGA
- a CDS encoding serine hydrolase: MFKSSFLIGICFLFLFSCAPKEPEKRNTPLEFALGSDHPKIKRVMDSLAAYEVQIRYTQIHRKGRQVDFTDFDFQVDSSNYFYPASTVKFPIVVTALEKLNETKTLDLNTRFYVEGDSVETTFSEAISQIFAVSDNQAANRLIDFLGQDSINHRLHKRGISPVRIWQRLDDPNDNVTTTPLIVYENDSTTTMRSPLISAYPQPLDLQGIRKGIGFYDEEDSLIQEAFDFSLKNYYPISAQHDLLKRIIFPERFDSLQRFALSEGQRSFLLKAMHTVPRQAGYDPTKYHDGYGKFFMYGDTTEEIPEHIEIYNKVGFAYGTLTDCAYIKDAKNKVEFMLTATILVNKNGIFNDDTYEYKEIGLPFLAELGRQLHAYELMRRKQE, encoded by the coding sequence ATGTTCAAATCATCTTTTTTAATCGGCATATGCTTTTTGTTCCTTTTTTCATGTGCCCCAAAAGAGCCGGAAAAAAGAAATACCCCCCTCGAGTTTGCCTTGGGCAGCGACCACCCCAAGATCAAAAGGGTAATGGATAGCCTCGCCGCCTATGAAGTACAGATACGATACACACAGATCCACAGAAAGGGAAGGCAAGTAGATTTTACCGATTTTGATTTCCAGGTCGATTCCAGCAACTATTTCTACCCTGCCAGCACGGTAAAGTTTCCCATTGTGGTAACCGCCCTAGAAAAACTGAACGAAACCAAGACCCTTGACCTAAACACCAGGTTCTACGTTGAGGGCGATTCCGTTGAAACCACATTTTCCGAAGCCATTTCACAAATATTCGCGGTGAGCGACAACCAAGCGGCCAATCGGCTGATCGATTTTCTCGGTCAAGATTCGATCAACCATCGATTACACAAAAGGGGCATTTCCCCCGTACGGATTTGGCAAAGACTTGATGACCCAAACGACAATGTAACCACCACTCCCTTGATCGTTTACGAAAACGACTCAACAACTACGATGCGTTCGCCCCTTATCAGCGCCTACCCCCAACCTTTAGACCTGCAAGGCATTCGAAAGGGAATAGGTTTTTATGACGAAGAAGACTCCCTCATTCAGGAAGCTTTCGATTTTAGCCTAAAAAACTACTATCCCATAAGCGCCCAACACGATTTGTTGAAACGCATTATTTTCCCTGAACGTTTCGATTCCCTACAGCGGTTCGCCCTAAGCGAAGGGCAGCGTTCCTTTTTACTAAAAGCCATGCACACCGTACCCCGACAAGCAGGCTACGACCCTACAAAATATCACGATGGGTATGGCAAATTCTTTATGTACGGCGATACCACGGAAGAAATTCCCGAACACATCGAAATATACAACAAGGTAGGCTTTGCCTATGGAACCCTTACCGATTGTGCCTATATAAAAGATGCGAAGAACAAGGTTGAATTTATGCTCACCGCCACCATCCTCGTGAACAAAAACGGCATCTTTAACGACGATACGTACGAGTACAAGGAAATAGGCCTTCCCTTTTTGGCCGAATTGGGAAGACAGCTCCATGCCTATGAGCTCATGCGCCGTAAACAAGAATAA
- a CDS encoding DUF2339 domain-containing protein: MPNHQDRIDQLNQKLELLLSKQEGFAKELMSLYKEIEAVKKLRPEDLVPKKPVEAPVIKETPASIEATEKVVPLTPDTPKKPLDKEPPSIKAPIPKKPKKEKRKWNLEKFIGENLISKIGIVITVIGIAIGVKYSIENGLISPLTRIVFGYLAGLGLLGFGIKLKAKYESYSAVLVSGALASLYFITFAAYSFYGLFPQLMAFALMLVFTAFGVVAALNYNNQVIAHIGLVGAYAIPFLLSNDSGSTFTLFSYMVIINLGILTISVKKYWKGLFYSAFGFTYLIYISWLSSSFKIDSDFLMAFSFLGIFFIIFYACFLAYKLIRHEVFLKIDVVLLLLNSFAFYGIGYGLLNQHETGVEFLGLFTLANAVVHFVVSVILFKKKLADRNLFNLVTGMVLVFITLAIPVQLDGNWVTLLWTLQAALLFYIGRTKNVIFYEYLSYPLMLLALFSLTHDWNIGYIFERRTETPLQPILNIYFLTSVLFSAGFGFMYWIIRRKPLPEPQPEASRIMSFIVPIILLFVAYVSCYLEIEYYWDQLYRASEVNLTPNNDYGYGNYNYDLKNFGAMWLFNFTFLFFALLAVLNIKKVKNRVLGVATLAFCMLIWMVYLTGGLYILSELRESYINRASSEYYEIGAFNLGIRYVSYAFYALNLIAALKLAKRKFIDLKMNIGIEIMVHLSILWILSSELLNLMDLAGSEKSYKLGLSLLWGTYALFLIGLGIYKKRKHLRICAISLFGITLAKLFFYDIASLNSISKTIVFVSLGVLLLIISFLYNKYKNQISDES, encoded by the coding sequence ATGCCCAACCACCAAGACCGGATCGACCAATTAAACCAAAAGCTCGAGCTACTTCTTAGCAAACAGGAAGGCTTTGCCAAAGAGCTAATGTCGCTCTACAAAGAAATCGAAGCGGTCAAAAAGCTTCGCCCAGAAGACCTAGTTCCAAAAAAACCCGTGGAAGCCCCCGTCATTAAAGAAACCCCGGCTTCCATAGAAGCTACGGAAAAGGTCGTACCCCTAACGCCCGACACCCCTAAAAAACCTCTTGATAAAGAGCCTCCCAGTATAAAAGCCCCAATTCCGAAAAAACCTAAAAAAGAAAAAAGGAAGTGGAATCTTGAAAAATTCATCGGTGAAAACCTCATCAGTAAAATCGGCATCGTCATAACGGTGATCGGTATTGCTATCGGGGTGAAATATTCTATTGAGAACGGTCTGATCAGTCCCTTGACCCGTATTGTTTTTGGATACTTGGCCGGACTCGGACTTTTGGGCTTTGGTATCAAGCTCAAGGCCAAATATGAAAGTTACAGTGCCGTTCTGGTCAGTGGCGCCTTGGCTTCGCTATATTTTATCACTTTTGCCGCCTATAGTTTTTACGGATTATTCCCCCAACTGATGGCCTTTGCCCTAATGTTGGTATTTACGGCATTTGGTGTTGTAGCGGCATTGAATTACAACAATCAGGTCATTGCCCATATCGGACTCGTTGGCGCCTATGCCATACCCTTTTTATTGAGCAATGATTCGGGTAGTACATTCACCCTGTTCTCCTATATGGTCATTATCAATTTAGGTATTTTGACAATTTCGGTGAAAAAATATTGGAAAGGACTATTCTATTCGGCCTTTGGTTTCACCTACCTGATCTATATATCGTGGCTCTCCTCCTCTTTTAAGATCGATTCCGATTTTCTCATGGCCTTTAGTTTCCTAGGTATATTTTTTATCATTTTCTATGCATGTTTCCTAGCCTATAAACTTATTCGGCATGAGGTATTCTTAAAAATAGATGTCGTTCTCCTGCTCTTGAATTCCTTTGCTTTCTATGGCATAGGTTACGGCCTTTTAAACCAACATGAGACAGGTGTTGAATTCTTGGGCCTATTTACATTGGCCAATGCCGTTGTTCATTTTGTGGTAAGCGTGATTTTATTCAAGAAAAAATTAGCCGACCGTAATCTTTTCAATCTGGTAACGGGCATGGTGCTGGTATTCATTACCCTTGCCATACCCGTACAACTCGACGGGAACTGGGTAACATTATTATGGACGCTTCAAGCCGCACTGTTATTTTATATTGGTCGCACAAAGAATGTTATTTTTTACGAATACCTCTCATACCCACTAATGTTATTGGCTCTTTTCAGTCTAACGCACGACTGGAACATAGGGTACATATTTGAACGGCGCACGGAGACACCGCTCCAACCCATCTTGAACATTTACTTTCTAACCTCTGTATTGTTCTCGGCCGGATTTGGTTTTATGTACTGGATAATCCGAAGGAAGCCTTTGCCCGAACCCCAGCCGGAAGCATCGCGTATCATGTCTTTTATTGTTCCTATTATCCTCCTTTTTGTCGCCTATGTTTCGTGCTATTTAGAAATCGAATATTACTGGGACCAATTGTACAGGGCCTCCGAAGTAAACCTAACCCCCAATAACGATTATGGGTACGGCAATTACAACTACGACCTGAAGAACTTTGGGGCCATGTGGCTCTTCAACTTTACGTTTCTATTCTTTGCCCTATTGGCCGTTCTGAACATCAAAAAAGTCAAGAACCGCGTATTGGGCGTTGCCACCTTGGCCTTTTGCATGTTAATATGGATGGTCTACCTTACCGGAGGGCTATATATTCTAAGTGAACTAAGGGAAAGCTATATCAATCGGGCCTCATCGGAGTATTATGAAATCGGTGCATTCAATTTGGGTATTCGCTATGTATCATACGCATTTTACGCCTTGAATTTGATTGCCGCCCTCAAGCTTGCAAAACGTAAATTCATAGACCTGAAGATGAACATCGGCATTGAAATCATGGTACATCTTTCCATACTCTGGATCTTGAGCAGTGAACTCTTGAACCTGATGGACCTTGCCGGCTCCGAAAAATCGTACAAACTGGGACTCAGTCTACTTTGGGGTACTTATGCGCTGTTCTTGATCGGCCTCGGCATCTATAAAAAACGAAAACACCTTCGTATCTGCGCCATTTCCTTGTTCGGCATTACTTTGGCCAAGCTGTTCTTTTACGACATCGCCTCATTAAATTCCATATCAAAAACCATTGTTTTTGTATCGCTAGGTGTACTCTTGCTTATTATCTCATTCCTTTACAACAAATACAAAAATCAAATTTCTGATGAAAGTTAA
- a CDS encoding AAA family ATPase gives MSDVKAIDRLVEKHKALKQEIAKVIVGQDEVIDQILLSIYTGGHSLLIGVPGLAKTLMVNTIAQTLGLDFKRIQFTPDLMPSDILGSEVLDQNRNFKFIKGPIFANIILADEINRTPPKTQAALLEAMQERAVTIAGHQHKLELPYFVLATQNPIEQEGTYPLPEAQLDRFMFAIELKYPSIAEEIQVVKSTTSDRSVTVNALFNAQEILEVQQLVRRIPVPDNVVEYAVKLVNSTRPNLETASDYVKQYIDWGAGPRASQNLVLGAKAHAAIHGKYSPDAEDVQAVATGILRHRIIKNYKAEAEGISEETLIGKLL, from the coding sequence ATGTCAGACGTTAAGGCGATCGATCGACTGGTAGAAAAACATAAGGCGCTCAAACAAGAAATCGCCAAGGTCATAGTGGGCCAAGACGAGGTCATAGACCAGATTCTTTTGAGTATCTATACCGGAGGGCACTCACTGTTGATCGGTGTTCCCGGATTGGCAAAGACCTTGATGGTGAATACCATAGCCCAGACGCTCGGACTCGATTTTAAACGGATTCAATTTACGCCCGATTTAATGCCTAGTGATATTCTAGGTAGTGAGGTCTTAGACCAAAATCGAAACTTTAAATTTATCAAAGGCCCTATATTCGCGAATATCATATTGGCCGATGAAATCAACAGAACACCGCCCAAGACGCAAGCGGCCTTGTTGGAGGCCATGCAGGAAAGGGCTGTGACCATTGCGGGCCACCAGCACAAGCTTGAGCTTCCTTATTTTGTCCTGGCCACCCAAAACCCGATCGAACAAGAGGGTACGTATCCCTTGCCCGAAGCGCAGTTAGACCGGTTTATGTTCGCCATAGAGTTGAAGTACCCATCCATAGCCGAAGAGATCCAAGTCGTAAAAAGTACGACTTCCGACCGATCGGTAACCGTCAATGCCTTGTTCAATGCACAAGAGATACTCGAGGTGCAACAGTTGGTACGTCGTATTCCGGTGCCCGATAACGTTGTTGAGTATGCGGTAAAATTGGTAAACTCCACACGTCCCAACCTTGAAACGGCCAGTGATTACGTAAAACAATATATTGATTGGGGTGCAGGGCCAAGGGCTTCCCAAAACTTGGTGCTAGGGGCCAAGGCGCATGCGGCCATACACGGAAAATACTCTCCTGACGCCGAGGATGTTCAGGCAGTGGCTACGGGTATATTGCGGCATCGTATCATAAAAAATTACAAAGCCGAGGCCGAGGGTATTTCCGAAGAAACCCTGATCGGAAAATTACTGTAG
- a CDS encoding TlpA family protein disulfide reductase gives MKRKTFFTLIIIAFVLSFFVTPVGYWGKIWLMRLFASPPEIIHVADRKEINTYDWKLKDANWDFFNFQRSKGKVVFVHFWASWNTPSAAELKGIQTLYDAYSDKVDFYIVTNEEREPVEEFMEKNKYTFPVTYRIVGADAPFEIPKVQGTYIIDKNGAIVVDSKGTHDWDSDRVTQLLESLF, from the coding sequence ATGAAACGAAAAACTTTCTTTACGCTCATTATAATAGCGTTTGTACTTTCATTTTTCGTAACCCCTGTAGGCTATTGGGGGAAGATTTGGTTGATGCGTTTGTTTGCGTCTCCCCCGGAAATTATTCATGTAGCGGATCGAAAGGAAATCAATACCTACGATTGGAAGCTTAAAGATGCGAATTGGGACTTCTTTAATTTTCAACGGTCGAAGGGCAAGGTGGTATTCGTTCATTTTTGGGCCTCTTGGAATACTCCAAGTGCAGCTGAACTGAAAGGGATACAGACATTGTACGATGCCTATTCCGATAAGGTCGATTTTTATATCGTGACCAATGAAGAGCGCGAACCCGTGGAGGAGTTTATGGAGAAGAATAAATACACTTTTCCCGTAACCTACCGTATCGTAGGGGCCGATGCACCCTTTGAGATACCTAAGGTGCAAGGCACGTATATCATTGATAAAAACGGCGCTATTGTAGTAGATTCCAAAGGAACGCATGACTGGGATAGCGATAGGGTAACCCAATTGTTGGAATCTCTTTTTTAG
- a CDS encoding TlpA family protein disulfide reductase produces the protein MFTSLGPRLRAFAGRLVSYTSIKLKTEKTLPEETYGWAVTDLEGNLHVFKEEKGKVIFLNLWATWCKPCLEEMPDIKSLFEDYGDRVSFMLVSEEESDRVESFELKKGYGLPFYLAESPIPEIFASKTIPTTYILNRQGKIIMAENGVVDWNGAEIRKLLDRLIAE, from the coding sequence ATGTTTACATCCCTTGGGCCTCGATTGAGGGCTTTTGCGGGAAGGCTTGTTTCCTATACTTCCATAAAACTTAAAACCGAAAAGACCCTTCCCGAAGAAACCTACGGGTGGGCGGTAACCGATTTAGAAGGGAATCTTCATGTTTTTAAGGAGGAGAAAGGAAAAGTGATTTTCTTAAACCTATGGGCTACCTGGTGCAAACCGTGCCTAGAGGAAATGCCCGATATTAAATCGCTTTTTGAAGACTATGGCGATAGGGTCAGTTTTATGTTGGTGAGCGAGGAAGAGTCGGACAGGGTCGAGAGTTTTGAATTAAAGAAAGGGTATGGTTTGCCTTTTTATCTAGCGGAAAGTCCAATACCAGAAATATTTGCATCAAAAACGATTCCCACTACCTATATTTTGAACCGGCAAGGTAAGATCATCATGGCCGAAAACGGTGTGGTCGATTGGAATGGAGCGGAAATCAGAAAACTCTTGGATCGGCTCATCGCGGAGTAG
- a CDS encoding aconitate hydratase, with protein MAFDIDMIKGVYANMAERVDKAREIVGKPLTLSEKILYSHLWDGNPSKAFTRGKDYVDFAPDRIACQDATAQMALLQFMQAGKPKVAVPTTVHCDHLIQAKSGAAADLKSANSTSAEVFDFLESVSNKYGIGFWKPGAGIIHQVVLENYAFPGGMMIGTDSHTVNAGGLGMVAIGVGGADAVDVMAGMAWELKFPKLIGVKLTGNISGWTSAKDVILKVAGILTVKGGTGAIIEYFGEGAKNLSCTGKGTICNMGAEVGATTSTFGYDDSMERYLRATGRNEVADEANKVREYLTADAEVYANPEQYFDEIIEINLDELRPHLNGPFTPDLATPVGELGAKARENGWPINVEWGLIGSCTNSSYEDLTRAASIAKQAVDKKIKPKSDFGINPGSEQIRYTAERDGLLQIFENLGATVFTNACGPCIGQWDRSDLKGEEKNTIVHSFNRNFSKRADGNPNTHAFVGSPEMVAAIAISGKLDFDPMNDTLINEDGEEVKLDEPMGIELPVKGFEVEDAGYLAPDEDGTGVEVKVSPESERLQLLEPFLPIQPEELQGVKLLIKAFGKCTTDHISMAGPWLRFRGHLDNIANNTLIGAVNAFNKKTNFVKNQLTGEYGGVPDVQRQYKAKGIKTIVVGDHNYGEGSSREHAAMQPRHLGVAAVLVKSFARIHETNLKKQGMLGLTFANESDYDLIQEDDTFNFLDIAEFAPDKQLTIELVHADGSKDVIKANHTYNDAQINWFKEGSALNVIKKENAA; from the coding sequence ATGGCATTTGATATTGATATGATCAAAGGGGTGTACGCCAATATGGCCGAACGTGTTGATAAAGCACGTGAAATTGTCGGCAAACCGCTTACCCTTTCGGAGAAGATTTTATATTCCCATTTATGGGACGGAAACCCTAGCAAAGCATTTACAAGGGGAAAAGATTATGTGGATTTTGCTCCAGATCGTATCGCCTGTCAAGATGCCACCGCACAGATGGCCCTTTTGCAGTTTATGCAGGCCGGGAAGCCCAAGGTGGCGGTGCCTACTACGGTACACTGTGACCACCTTATTCAGGCAAAGAGTGGGGCTGCTGCAGATTTGAAGTCCGCCAACAGCACTAGTGCCGAAGTTTTTGATTTCTTGGAGTCCGTTTCCAATAAATACGGAATCGGTTTCTGGAAACCGGGCGCAGGTATCATTCACCAAGTCGTACTTGAAAATTATGCCTTCCCTGGAGGAATGATGATCGGTACCGATTCACATACGGTAAACGCAGGTGGACTTGGTATGGTTGCTATCGGTGTCGGAGGGGCAGATGCAGTTGACGTAATGGCCGGTATGGCATGGGAATTGAAATTCCCCAAACTTATCGGGGTTAAACTAACCGGAAATATCTCAGGTTGGACTTCCGCAAAGGACGTAATACTTAAAGTTGCCGGCATTCTTACCGTAAAAGGGGGAACCGGCGCTATTATAGAATACTTCGGGGAAGGGGCTAAAAACCTTTCTTGTACAGGTAAAGGTACCATTTGTAACATGGGCGCTGAAGTAGGGGCGACTACTTCTACTTTTGGATATGACGATTCTATGGAACGTTACTTAAGGGCTACCGGTAGAAACGAAGTAGCCGATGAAGCTAACAAGGTTAGGGAATACCTGACTGCCGATGCTGAAGTATACGCAAACCCAGAGCAGTATTTTGATGAGATCATTGAAATCAACCTCGACGAGTTGCGTCCACACTTAAACGGGCCGTTTACACCAGATTTGGCTACTCCGGTAGGTGAATTGGGAGCGAAGGCAAGAGAGAACGGCTGGCCAATAAACGTAGAATGGGGATTAATCGGATCCTGTACCAACTCTTCTTACGAAGATTTGACCCGTGCGGCATCGATTGCCAAACAGGCAGTGGACAAGAAAATAAAACCAAAATCCGATTTCGGTATCAACCCTGGTTCCGAGCAGATCAGATATACGGCAGAACGTGACGGATTGCTCCAGATTTTTGAAAACTTGGGAGCTACCGTATTTACCAATGCCTGTGGGCCATGTATCGGTCAGTGGGATAGAAGTGACCTGAAAGGGGAAGAGAAGAACACCATTGTTCACTCCTTTAACAGAAACTTCTCTAAAAGGGCAGATGGTAACCCGAATACCCATGCCTTTGTAGGTTCTCCTGAAATGGTAGCTGCAATCGCTATCTCAGGGAAGTTGGATTTTGATCCGATGAACGATACCCTTATCAATGAAGATGGGGAAGAGGTGAAACTAGATGAACCAATGGGTATAGAATTGCCGGTCAAAGGTTTTGAAGTGGAAGATGCCGGTTATTTGGCACCTGATGAAGATGGTACGGGCGTTGAGGTAAAAGTTTCTCCCGAATCGGAAAGATTACAGTTGTTGGAGCCTTTCCTTCCTATTCAACCAGAGGAATTACAAGGGGTTAAACTATTGATCAAGGCCTTCGGAAAATGTACAACGGACCATATCTCTATGGCAGGTCCATGGTTGCGTTTCCGTGGTCACCTAGACAATATAGCCAATAACACCTTGATCGGTGCGGTGAATGCCTTTAACAAAAAGACGAACTTTGTCAAGAATCAACTTACCGGCGAGTACGGAGGTGTTCCTGATGTACAACGTCAATATAAGGCCAAGGGAATCAAGACCATTGTTGTGGGAGACCATAACTACGGAGAAGGTTCTTCCCGTGAGCATGCGGCCATGCAACCACGTCATTTGGGTGTAGCTGCGGTATTGGTGAAATCTTTTGCCCGTATTCACGAAACAAACCTTAAAAAACAAGGTATGTTAGGTTTGACCTTTGCCAATGAAAGCGATTACGATCTAATTCAGGAAGACGATACCTTCAACTTCTTGGATATCGCTGAATTTGCTCCAGATAAGCAATTGACCATCGAATTGGTTCATGCTGACGGTAGCAAAGATGTGATCAAGGCAAATCATACCTATAATGATGCGCAGATCAATTGGTTCAAAGAAGGCTCTGCCCTAAATGTGATCAAAAAGGAAAATGCGGCATAA
- a CDS encoding sterol desaturase family protein, which produces MKTVIWIALFLGTFSFMEFMAWFTHKYIMHGFLWSLHQDHHKKDHDSWFERNDTFFVFYAIVSMVLFYLGAQTSFWYGWPLGFGILAYGIAYFLVHDIFIHQRFKMFRNANHWYAKGVRRAHKMHHKHLGKGDGECFGMLVVPFKYFKKNS; this is translated from the coding sequence ATGAAAACAGTAATCTGGATAGCCCTATTTTTAGGAACCTTTTCCTTTATGGAATTTATGGCTTGGTTTACCCATAAATATATCATGCACGGTTTTTTATGGAGCCTGCACCAAGATCACCACAAAAAAGACCATGACTCGTGGTTTGAAAGAAACGATACTTTCTTTGTTTTCTACGCCATTGTAAGCATGGTACTCTTTTACTTGGGCGCCCAAACCTCCTTTTGGTACGGTTGGCCCTTGGGTTTTGGCATTTTAGCTTACGGCATAGCCTACTTTTTAGTGCACGACATCTTTATCCACCAACGGTTTAAAATGTTCAGAAATGCCAACCATTGGTATGCAAAGGGCGTTAGAAGGGCCCACAAAATGCACCACAAACATTTAGGAAAAGGCGATGGGGAATGCTTCGGTATGCTCGTCGTTCCCTTTAAATATTTTAAGAAAAATTCTTAA
- a CDS encoding peptidyl-prolyl cis-trans isomerase: protein MEFKKIPLCYLVRYSAVTVVLTFLVGCGSFFKKDEPEYIARVGENYLYRDEVDKLLAKGISKEDSASFVMNYINNWASKQLLLDKAKINLPEDKLAEYDALVDDYRTDLYTRAYKEALAHQSGDTVVSSSQLKGFYEKEKENFKLKEKIVRLRFVELPTQFLNKDDVISKLKRFKKDDISYLDSIGVQFKKLNFNDSIWVSATRVIEEIPPLTFDNANKHLKKSQFFELEDANGVYLAKVTDVRDVNDVAPLSYIEPTIKQVLLSRRKLDYLRKLETEIIDEAIRKKEFEVYGQGE, encoded by the coding sequence ATGGAATTCAAAAAAATACCTTTGTGCTACTTGGTTCGTTACTCGGCAGTTACAGTAGTTCTTACGTTTCTTGTCGGTTGTGGTTCTTTTTTTAAAAAAGATGAACCGGAGTATATAGCGCGTGTGGGCGAAAATTATCTTTATCGCGACGAGGTAGATAAATTGTTGGCCAAAGGGATATCCAAAGAAGACAGCGCTTCCTTCGTAATGAACTATATCAATAATTGGGCTTCGAAGCAATTGCTGTTGGACAAGGCGAAGATAAACTTGCCGGAAGACAAGTTAGCGGAGTACGATGCCTTGGTAGACGATTACCGCACCGACCTTTATACCAGGGCCTACAAAGAAGCCTTGGCTCATCAGAGCGGTGATACCGTGGTTTCCAGCTCGCAGTTGAAGGGCTTTTATGAAAAGGAAAAGGAAAACTTCAAGTTAAAAGAGAAAATCGTTAGGTTGAGGTTTGTGGAATTGCCTACGCAGTTTTTGAACAAAGACGACGTTATCAGCAAATTGAAACGTTTTAAAAAAGACGATATAAGCTATCTCGACTCCATAGGGGTACAATTCAAAAAACTGAATTTTAACGATTCTATATGGGTAAGTGCCACAAGGGTCATTGAAGAAATACCGCCCTTAACCTTCGATAATGCGAATAAACACCTAAAAAAATCACAATTTTTTGAGTTGGAGGATGCAAACGGGGTATATTTGGCAAAGGTTACCGATGTAAGGGATGTTAATGATGTCGCTCCGCTATCATACATAGAACCCACGATCAAGCAGGTGCTACTGAGCAGGAGAAAACTCGATTATTTACGAAAACTGGAAACAGAAATTATAGATGAGGCTATTAGAAAAAAGGAATTTGAAGTTTATGGGCAAGGTGAATAA